A single genomic interval of Pelagerythrobacter marensis harbors:
- a CDS encoding GntR family transcriptional regulator, whose amino-acid sequence MTQQSRPVYLRLRDQIAAAIIEGDYAEGEMLPSVRAFAAEQGANPLTVAKAYQQFQTDGLVEVQRGVGMYVVAGAAERLRRSEREQFLAEEWPELRARMKRLGIDPVDLLERG is encoded by the coding sequence ATGACACAGCAGAGCCGCCCCGTTTACCTCAGGCTGCGCGATCAGATCGCCGCGGCCATCATAGAGGGCGACTATGCCGAGGGGGAAATGTTGCCATCGGTGCGCGCGTTCGCCGCCGAGCAGGGGGCAAATCCGCTCACCGTCGCCAAGGCCTACCAGCAGTTCCAGACCGACGGTCTGGTGGAAGTTCAGCGCGGCGTCGGCATGTATGTCGTCGCCGGTGCGGCCGAACGGCTGCGCCGCAGCGAGCGCGAGCAGTTCCTGGCCGAGGAATGGCCCGAACTGCGCGCGCGGATGAAACGCCTCGGGATCGACCCGGTCGACCTGCTCGAGCGCGGCTGA